The proteins below are encoded in one region of Thioalbus denitrificans:
- the alaS gene encoding alanine--tRNA ligase, whose amino-acid sequence MTTSSAALRQAFLEYFQRQGHTVVASSPLVPGNDPTLLFTNAGMVQFKDVFLGREQRPYSRAATSQRCVRAGGKHNDLENVGYTARHHTFFEMLGNFSFGDYFKREAIGFAWEFLTGVLALPAERLWVTVYQDDDEAADIWLGEIGVDPARFTRIGDKPGGKQYESDNFWSMGDTGPCGPCSEIFYDHGPEVAGGPPGSPDEDGDRYIEIWNLVFMQYDRAADGTLNPLPKPSVDTGMGLERLAAVMQGVHSNYEIDLFHHLIEAAAALAGLDSTANVSLRVIADHIRSCSFLVTDGVLPSNEGRGYVLRRIIRRAIRHGHKLGLREPFFHKLVAPLVAEMGAAYPELAAARAQVERVLAREEERFAETLDQGLRIYEEKTAGLDRGGVIPGDVLFLLYDTYGFPVDLTADIARERGLGVDMAGFEREMEGQRERARAASQFGSDYHATPAVEGRTEFTGYDGVAGEGTVTALYRDGEAVETLAAGEQGVVVLDRTPFYAESGGQVGDHGTLTSGEASFEVGDTRKEGAVHLHLGRLRLGSLRVGDRVRAEVSARERGATACNHSATHLLHAALRRVLGGHVTQKGSLVEPGRLRFDFSHFEPMTAAELREVERLVNGQIRANLPVQADEMTYDEAIERGAMALFGEKYGDRVRVLSMGEFSTELCGGIHVRRTGDIGLFKIVAEAGVAAGVRRIEAVTGAGALEWVEGMQAQLEHIGALFKGGREQLDVRVAQALERSRALEKELERLKGRLASVAGSDLAGQAQEIGGVKVLAARLDGADPKSLRETLDQLKNKMGTAAIVLATVSEGKVTLVAGVTKDATGRLKAGELVNVVASRVGGRGGGRPDMAQAGGTQPENLDGALADVPGWVAEQLGA is encoded by the coding sequence ATGACGACGAGCAGTGCAGCACTGAGACAGGCCTTCCTGGAGTACTTCCAGCGCCAGGGCCACACCGTGGTGGCCAGCAGTCCGCTGGTGCCCGGCAACGACCCCACCCTGCTGTTCACCAATGCGGGAATGGTGCAGTTCAAGGACGTGTTCCTCGGCCGCGAGCAGCGCCCCTACAGCCGCGCCGCCACCTCCCAGCGCTGTGTCCGGGCCGGCGGCAAGCACAACGATCTCGAGAACGTGGGCTACACCGCCCGCCACCACACCTTCTTCGAGATGCTGGGCAACTTCAGCTTCGGCGACTACTTCAAGCGCGAGGCCATCGGCTTCGCCTGGGAGTTCCTCACCGGGGTGCTCGCCCTGCCCGCCGAGCGGCTGTGGGTGACGGTCTACCAGGACGACGACGAGGCCGCGGACATCTGGCTCGGGGAGATAGGCGTCGACCCGGCCCGCTTCACCCGCATCGGCGACAAGCCCGGCGGGAAGCAGTACGAGAGCGACAACTTCTGGTCCATGGGCGATACCGGCCCCTGCGGCCCCTGCTCGGAGATCTTCTACGACCACGGGCCGGAGGTGGCGGGCGGCCCCCCCGGCAGCCCCGACGAGGACGGCGATCGCTACATCGAGATCTGGAACCTCGTGTTCATGCAGTACGACCGCGCCGCCGACGGCACCCTCAATCCCCTGCCCAAGCCCTCGGTGGACACCGGCATGGGGCTGGAGCGGCTGGCGGCGGTGATGCAGGGGGTGCACAGCAACTACGAGATCGATCTCTTCCACCACCTCATCGAGGCGGCGGCGGCGCTGGCGGGTCTCGACAGCACGGCCAACGTCTCCCTGCGGGTCATCGCCGACCACATCCGCTCCTGCAGCTTCCTGGTGACCGACGGCGTGCTGCCCTCCAACGAGGGGCGCGGCTACGTGCTCCGCCGCATCATCCGCCGGGCCATCCGCCACGGCCACAAGCTGGGCCTGCGCGAGCCCTTCTTCCACAAGCTGGTGGCCCCGCTGGTGGCGGAGATGGGCGCGGCCTACCCGGAGCTGGCCGCGGCCCGGGCCCAGGTGGAGCGGGTGCTCGCCCGCGAGGAGGAGCGCTTCGCCGAAACCCTCGACCAGGGCTTGCGCATCTACGAGGAGAAGACCGCCGGCCTCGACCGGGGCGGGGTGATCCCGGGTGATGTCCTGTTCCTGCTCTACGACACCTACGGCTTCCCGGTGGACCTCACCGCCGACATCGCCCGCGAGCGGGGCCTGGGCGTGGACATGGCCGGCTTCGAGCGCGAGATGGAGGGTCAGCGGGAGCGGGCCCGCGCCGCCAGCCAGTTCGGCTCCGACTACCACGCCACTCCCGCGGTGGAGGGGCGCACCGAGTTCACCGGCTACGACGGCGTCGCCGGCGAGGGCACCGTCACCGCCCTCTACCGCGACGGCGAGGCGGTAGAGACGCTCGCCGCGGGCGAGCAGGGCGTGGTGGTGCTGGACCGCACGCCCTTCTACGCCGAGTCGGGCGGCCAGGTGGGCGACCACGGCACCCTCACCTCGGGCGAGGCCTCCTTCGAGGTGGGCGACACCCGCAAGGAGGGCGCGGTGCACCTGCACCTCGGCCGGCTGCGCCTGGGCAGCCTGCGGGTGGGGGACCGCGTGCGCGCCGAGGTGAGCGCGCGGGAGCGTGGCGCCACCGCCTGCAACCACTCGGCCACCCACCTGCTGCACGCGGCGCTGCGCCGGGTGCTGGGCGGGCACGTGACCCAGAAGGGCTCGCTGGTGGAGCCCGGCCGGCTGCGCTTCGACTTCTCCCACTTCGAGCCCATGACCGCCGCGGAGCTGCGCGAGGTGGAGCGGCTGGTGAACGGGCAGATCCGCGCCAACCTGCCGGTACAGGCCGACGAGATGACCTATGACGAGGCCATCGAGCGCGGCGCCATGGCGCTGTTCGGCGAGAAGTACGGCGATCGGGTGCGGGTGCTCAGCATGGGCGAGTTCTCCACCGAGCTGTGCGGCGGCATCCACGTGCGCCGCACCGGCGACATCGGCCTGTTCAAGATCGTGGCCGAGGCGGGCGTGGCCGCCGGCGTGCGCCGCATCGAGGCGGTGACCGGCGCCGGCGCCCTGGAGTGGGTGGAGGGCATGCAGGCCCAGCTGGAGCACATCGGCGCGCTGTTCAAGGGCGGACGCGAACAGCTCGACGTGCGCGTGGCCCAGGCCCTGGAGCGCAGCCGGGCCCTGGAGAAGGAGCTGGAACGGCTGAAGGGCCGGCTCGCCAGCGTCGCCGGCTCCGATCTGGCCGGACAGGCGCAGGAGATCGGCGGGGTGAAGGTGCTGGCCGCCCGGCTGGACGGGGCCGATCCCAAGTCCCTGCGCGAGACCCTGGATCAGCTGAAGAACAAGATGGGCACCGCCGCCATCGTGCTCGCCACCGTGAGCGAGGGCAAGGTGACCCTGGTGGCCGGCGTCACCAAGGACGCCACCGGTCGCCTCAAGGCCGGCGAGCTGGTCAACGTGGTGGCCAGCCGCGTGGGCGGGCGCGGCGGCGGCCGGCCCGACATGGCCCAGGCGGGCGGCACCCAGCCGGAGAACCTGGACGGGGCGCTGGCGGACGTGCCGGGCTGGGTGGCGGAGCAGCTGGGCGCCTGA
- a CDS encoding aspartate kinase has translation MALIVQKYGGTSVGTIERIENVAEKVSRTRDAGNSVVVVVSAMSGETNRLLDLARGIDQNPTQREMDVLVSTGEQVTIALLSMALTKRGCPARSYTGGQVKILTDSAHTKARILDIETERMRADLDAGRVLVVAGFQGVDEGGNITTLGRGGSDTTAVALAAALKADECQIYTDVDGVYTTDPRVVSEARRLDRITFEEMLEMASLGSKVLQIRSVEFAGKYNVPLRVLSSFEEGPGTLITYEEEDQAMEQPEISGIAFNRDEAKLTITGVPDRPGVAYKILGPIGESNIEVDMIVQNVGADDTTDFTFTVHRNDYEKALGLLERTAADLGARSVSGDKKIAKISLVGVGMRSHAGIASRMFECLAKEGINIQMISTSEIKISVVIDEKYLELGVRALHSGFGLEGAQEETISS, from the coding sequence ATGGCACTTATTGTTCAGAAGTACGGCGGTACCTCGGTGGGCACCATCGAGCGCATCGAGAACGTGGCCGAGAAGGTCAGCCGGACCCGGGACGCGGGCAACAGCGTGGTGGTGGTGGTCTCCGCCATGAGCGGGGAGACCAACCGGCTGCTCGACCTGGCCCGCGGGATCGACCAGAACCCCACCCAGCGCGAAATGGACGTGCTGGTCTCCACCGGCGAGCAGGTGACCATCGCGCTTCTCAGCATGGCGCTGACCAAGCGCGGCTGCCCGGCCCGCTCCTACACCGGCGGCCAGGTGAAGATCCTGACCGACAGCGCCCACACCAAGGCGCGCATCCTCGACATCGAGACCGAGCGCATGCGCGCCGACCTCGACGCCGGCCGCGTCCTGGTGGTGGCCGGCTTCCAGGGGGTAGACGAGGGCGGCAACATCACCACGCTCGGCCGCGGCGGCTCCGACACCACCGCCGTGGCCCTGGCCGCGGCGCTGAAGGCCGACGAGTGCCAGATCTACACCGACGTGGACGGCGTCTACACCACCGACCCGCGGGTGGTCTCCGAAGCCCGGCGGCTCGATCGCATCACCTTCGAGGAGATGCTGGAGATGGCGAGCCTCGGCTCCAAGGTGCTGCAGATCCGCTCGGTGGAGTTCGCCGGCAAGTACAACGTCCCCCTGCGCGTGCTGTCGAGCTTCGAAGAGGGCCCCGGCACGCTGATCACCTACGAGGAAGAGGACCAGGCTATGGAACAACCCGAAATCTCCGGCATCGCCTTCAACCGGGACGAGGCGAAGCTGACCATCACCGGCGTGCCTGACCGCCCGGGCGTGGCCTACAAGATCCTGGGCCCCATCGGCGAGAGCAACATCGAGGTGGACATGATCGTCCAGAACGTGGGGGCGGACGACACCACCGACTTCACCTTCACCGTCCACCGCAACGACTATGAAAAGGCGCTCGGGCTGCTGGAGCGGACCGCCGCCGACCTTGGCGCCCGCTCCGTGAGCGGCGACAAGAAGATCGCCAAGATCTCCCTCGTGGGCGTGGGCATGCGCTCCCATGCCGGCATCGCCAGCAGGATGTTCGAGTGCCTGGCGAAGGAGGGCATCAACATCCAGATGATCTCCACCTCGGAGATCAAGATCTCCGTGGTCATCGACGAGAAGTACCTGGAGCTCGGCGTGCGCGCTCTGCACTCGGGCTTCGGACTGGAAGGGGCGCAGGAGGAGACCATCTCCTCCTGA
- the csrA gene encoding carbon storage regulator CsrA gives MLILTRRVGETLMIGDEVTVTVLGVKGNQVRIGVNAPKDVSVHREEIYQRIQHEKEGEPDSNAG, from the coding sequence ATGTTAATTCTGACAAGGCGTGTCGGTGAAACCCTGATGATTGGCGACGAAGTCACCGTGACGGTGCTCGGGGTCAAGGGCAACCAGGTGCGGATCGGCGTAAACGCTCCCAAGGATGTCTCCGTTCATCGCGAGGAGATCTACCAGCGTATCCAGCATGAAAAGGAGGGCGAGCCGGACAGCAATGCCGGTTGA
- a CDS encoding bifunctional acetate--CoA ligase family protein/GNAT family N-acetyltransferase, whose product MTIKNLEFVFRPKSVALIGASDRPSSIGAVLANNLYLGGFDGPIMPVNPSHRFVRGVWTYPDVANLPVTPDLAVIATPPDAVPGIIAELGARGTKAAVVITAGFGETAQTHGRELQQAMLDAARPHTLRIVGPNCLGVLIPGIGLNASFAHLNPLAGQLAFVTQSGAIVTSILDWAQSRGIGFSHLVSLGDMADVDFADLLDYLANERETRAILLYVEAITNARKFMSAARAAARMKPVIIVKAGRHAEGARAAASHTGALAGSDAVYDAAFRRAGMLRVYTLEELFDAAETLAMGCRPRGERLAILTNGGGVGVLAADAVIDEGARLAELAPETLANLDRVLPPTWSHGNPVDIVGDATGSRYADALEVLANDRDIDAILVLNCPTAVASSTDAAQAVIRTATAKPKLPLLTSWVGDGSAAEVRHLFARHRIPSYDTPEQAVRAFMHLVNYRRNQETLMETPPSVPEEFTTDTARAQRVIRQALGESRDWLTEPEAKEVLAAYGVPIVSTEWARTPGEAASVAARIGGTVVLKIVSPDISHKSDVGGVARDLDGPAAVQEMAVTMQERVRWARPEARLTGFSVQPMVRRPQAFELIIGVTEDPQFGPTILFGQGGTAVEVLKDQALALPPLNMRLAHEVMSRTRIHSLLQGYRDLPPANLEAIALTLIKVAQLVIDIPELMELDINPLLADQYGVIALDARMRVGEATGPAGQRLAIRPYPKELEEEIPLGDGRTLLLRPIRPEDEPSLQATFSKLTPEEVRLRFFISMKTLSHVAAVRFTQIDYDREMGLILTESGIPGKTEIYGVANIIADTENERAEYAIIVRHDMTAMGLGIFLMKRIIDYARQRGIREIFGDVLQENRQMRKLCGILGFREAAVADEPGMIRVTLNLEPGAV is encoded by the coding sequence ATGACCATCAAAAACCTCGAGTTCGTGTTCCGGCCGAAATCCGTTGCACTGATCGGCGCGAGCGACAGGCCGTCGTCCATCGGCGCGGTGCTGGCCAACAACCTCTACCTCGGCGGCTTCGACGGGCCCATCATGCCCGTCAACCCCAGCCACCGCTTCGTCCGCGGCGTGTGGACCTACCCGGACGTGGCCAACCTCCCCGTCACGCCCGATCTCGCCGTCATCGCCACCCCGCCCGATGCCGTCCCCGGCATCATCGCCGAGCTCGGCGCGCGGGGGACCAAGGCCGCGGTGGTGATTACCGCCGGCTTCGGCGAAACCGCCCAAACCCACGGCCGGGAGCTGCAGCAGGCCATGCTGGACGCGGCCCGGCCCCACACCCTGCGCATCGTCGGGCCGAACTGCCTGGGCGTCCTGATTCCCGGCATCGGGCTCAACGCCAGCTTCGCCCACCTCAACCCACTGGCGGGCCAGCTCGCCTTCGTCACCCAGTCCGGGGCCATCGTCACCTCCATCCTGGACTGGGCGCAGAGCCGCGGCATCGGCTTCTCGCACCTGGTCTCCCTCGGCGACATGGCCGACGTGGATTTCGCCGACCTGCTGGACTATCTCGCCAACGAGCGGGAGACCCGGGCCATCCTCCTCTACGTCGAGGCGATCACCAACGCGCGCAAGTTCATGTCGGCCGCCCGCGCCGCGGCGCGGATGAAGCCGGTCATCATTGTCAAGGCGGGCCGCCACGCCGAGGGAGCCCGGGCGGCCGCCTCCCACACCGGGGCGCTGGCCGGCTCGGACGCGGTCTATGACGCGGCCTTCCGGCGCGCGGGCATGCTGCGGGTCTATACCCTGGAGGAGCTGTTCGACGCGGCCGAGACCCTGGCCATGGGCTGCAGGCCGAGGGGGGAGCGGCTGGCGATCCTCACCAACGGCGGCGGGGTCGGCGTGCTCGCCGCGGACGCGGTCATCGACGAGGGCGCGCGCCTGGCGGAGCTCGCCCCGGAGACCCTGGCGAACCTCGACCGGGTACTGCCGCCCACCTGGTCCCACGGTAATCCCGTGGACATCGTCGGTGACGCCACGGGCAGCCGCTACGCCGACGCCCTGGAGGTGCTGGCGAACGACCGGGACATCGATGCCATCCTCGTCCTCAACTGCCCCACGGCGGTGGCCTCCAGCACCGACGCCGCCCAGGCGGTGATCCGCACCGCCACGGCGAAGCCGAAGCTGCCGCTGCTGACCAGCTGGGTCGGCGACGGCTCCGCGGCGGAGGTGCGCCACCTGTTCGCCCGCCACCGGATCCCGAGCTACGACACCCCCGAACAGGCGGTGCGCGCCTTCATGCACCTGGTGAACTACCGCCGCAACCAGGAGACGCTGATGGAGACCCCGCCGTCGGTGCCGGAGGAGTTCACCACCGACACGGCGCGGGCGCAGCGGGTCATCCGGCAGGCACTGGGGGAGAGCCGCGACTGGCTCACGGAGCCCGAGGCCAAGGAGGTGCTCGCCGCCTACGGTGTCCCGATCGTTTCCACCGAGTGGGCGCGCACACCCGGGGAGGCCGCCTCGGTCGCGGCGCGGATCGGCGGGACCGTGGTGCTCAAGATCGTCTCCCCGGACATCAGCCACAAGTCCGACGTGGGCGGGGTCGCCCGGGATCTCGACGGCCCCGCCGCCGTGCAGGAGATGGCCGTCACCATGCAGGAGCGGGTCCGGTGGGCCCGCCCCGAAGCGCGGCTGACCGGTTTCAGCGTCCAGCCCATGGTGCGCCGGCCGCAGGCCTTCGAGCTCATCATCGGGGTGACGGAGGATCCCCAGTTCGGCCCCACCATCCTCTTCGGGCAGGGCGGCACCGCCGTTGAAGTGCTGAAGGACCAGGCGCTGGCCCTGCCGCCGCTCAACATGCGGCTGGCCCACGAGGTCATGTCGCGCACCCGCATCCACAGCCTGCTGCAGGGCTACCGGGATCTGCCCCCCGCCAACCTCGAGGCCATCGCGCTCACCCTCATCAAGGTGGCGCAGCTGGTCATCGACATCCCCGAGCTCATGGAACTGGACATCAATCCCCTGCTGGCCGACCAATACGGGGTAATCGCGCTGGATGCGCGCATGCGGGTGGGCGAGGCCACGGGGCCGGCAGGCCAGCGCCTCGCGATTCGCCCCTACCCCAAGGAGCTGGAGGAGGAGATTCCCCTCGGCGACGGGCGCACGCTCCTGCTGCGCCCCATCCGCCCGGAGGACGAACCCTCGCTGCAGGCCACCTTCAGCAAGCTCACCCCGGAGGAGGTCCGCCTGCGCTTCTTCATTTCCATGAAGACTCTCTCCCACGTGGCGGCGGTCCGCTTCACCCAGATCGACTACGACCGCGAGATGGGGCTCATCCTCACCGAGAGCGGCATTCCCGGGAAGACCGAGATCTACGGCGTGGCGAACATCATCGCCGACACGGAGAACGAGCGCGCCGAGTACGCCATCATCGTCCGCCACGACATGACCGCCATGGGCCTGGGCATCTTCCTGATGAAGCGCATCATCGACTACGCGCGCCAGCGCGGCATCCGGGAGATCTTCGGCGACGTGCTGCAGGAGAACCGGCAGATGCGCAAGCTGTGCGGCATCCTCGGGTTCAGGGAAGCCGCCGTGGCGGACGAACCCGGCATGATCCGGGTGACGCTGAATCTCGAGCCAGGCGCGGTCTGA
- the acsA gene encoding acetate--CoA ligase yields MNEGPPTGRNAPPNLADYEAECAAFSWEAARAGLEGLPGGAGLNIAHEAVDRHAAGPRRERIALRALRRDGSVQEITYGALRELTGRFANLLQGLGVGPGETVFTLLGRVPELHVTAVGAWKHRSVFCPLFSAFGPEPVRTRLEIGRARVLVTTAALYRRKVEPLRAALPHLAHVLLVGLEGAAAPAGTHDFDRLLRAADARFDIPPTDPQAPALLHFTSGTTGRPKGALHVHEAVVAHHATGRLALDLHPEDIYWCTADPGWVTGISYGVIAPLTVGATLVVDEEEFDVERWYRVLQEQGVNVWYTAPTAVRMMMKYGAEVARGYDFSALRFLASVGEPLNPGAVEWGREAFGLPFHDNWWQTETGAIMIANFRAMAIRPGSMGRPVPGIEAAIVRRTGAAGVEVVEEAGVTGELALRSGWPSMFRGYLGDEARYRKCFAGGWYLSGDLARRDADGYFWFVGRADDLIKSAGHLIGPFEVESVLMEHPAVAEAGVIGKPDPMAGEIVKAFVVLKPGLVMDRDLQRQLLAHARRRLGAAVAPKEIEARPELPKTRSGKIMRRLLKAQETGQPAGDLSTLSGDA; encoded by the coding sequence ATGAACGAAGGACCACCCACGGGCCGGAACGCGCCACCCAACCTGGCGGACTACGAGGCCGAGTGCGCCGCCTTCTCGTGGGAGGCCGCCCGCGCCGGGCTGGAGGGACTGCCCGGCGGGGCCGGCCTGAATATCGCCCACGAGGCGGTCGACCGCCATGCCGCCGGTCCGCGCCGGGAGCGGATCGCCCTGCGCGCGCTGCGCCGCGACGGGTCCGTGCAGGAGATCACCTATGGGGCGCTGCGCGAGCTCACCGGCCGCTTCGCCAACCTGCTGCAGGGCCTGGGAGTGGGGCCGGGGGAGACCGTCTTCACCCTGCTCGGCCGGGTGCCCGAGCTCCATGTTACCGCCGTGGGCGCCTGGAAGCACCGCAGCGTCTTCTGCCCGCTGTTCTCGGCGTTCGGCCCCGAGCCCGTCCGCACGCGCCTGGAGATCGGCCGGGCCCGGGTGCTGGTCACCACGGCGGCGCTCTACAGGCGCAAGGTGGAGCCGCTGCGCGCGGCGCTCCCGCACCTGGCGCACGTGCTGCTGGTCGGCCTGGAGGGCGCGGCGGCCCCCGCCGGCACGCACGACTTCGACCGCCTGCTCCGGGCGGCGGATGCCCGCTTCGACATTCCCCCCACCGACCCGCAGGCGCCGGCCCTGCTTCACTTCACCAGCGGCACCACCGGCCGCCCGAAGGGGGCCCTCCACGTGCACGAGGCGGTGGTAGCCCACCACGCCACCGGGCGGCTGGCCCTCGATCTCCACCCGGAGGACATCTACTGGTGCACGGCGGATCCCGGCTGGGTGACGGGCATCTCCTACGGTGTCATCGCGCCGCTGACCGTCGGCGCGACCCTCGTCGTGGACGAGGAGGAGTTCGACGTGGAGCGCTGGTACCGGGTGCTCCAGGAGCAGGGGGTGAACGTCTGGTACACCGCCCCCACGGCGGTGCGGATGATGATGAAGTACGGCGCGGAGGTGGCGCGTGGCTACGACTTCTCGGCCCTGCGCTTCCTGGCCAGCGTGGGCGAGCCCCTCAACCCGGGGGCGGTTGAGTGGGGGCGGGAGGCCTTCGGCCTGCCGTTCCACGACAATTGGTGGCAGACCGAGACGGGGGCTATCATGATCGCCAACTTCCGCGCCATGGCGATCCGGCCGGGCTCCATGGGCCGGCCGGTGCCCGGCATCGAGGCGGCCATCGTGCGCCGCACCGGTGCGGCCGGCGTGGAGGTGGTGGAAGAGGCTGGCGTGACCGGCGAGCTGGCGCTGCGCAGCGGCTGGCCCTCCATGTTCCGCGGCTATCTCGGTGACGAGGCGCGCTATCGCAAGTGCTTCGCCGGCGGCTGGTACCTCAGCGGCGACCTGGCCCGGCGTGACGCCGACGGCTACTTCTGGTTCGTCGGCCGGGCGGACGACCTCATCAAGTCCGCCGGCCACCTCATCGGGCCGTTCGAGGTGGAGAGCGTGCTGATGGAACACCCGGCGGTGGCCGAGGCCGGCGTCATCGGCAAGCCCGACCCGATGGCCGGCGAGATCGTCAAGGCGTTCGTGGTGCTGAAGCCCGGCCTGGTCATGGACCGGGATCTGCAGCGCCAGCTCCTGGCCCACGCCCGCCGGCGCCTCGGCGCGGCGGTGGCGCCGAAGGAGATCGAGGCCCGGCCCGAACTCCCCAAGACACGCTCCGGCAAGATCATGCGGCGGCTGCTGAAGGCGCAGGAGACGGGACAGCCGGCGGGCGACCTCTCGACACTGTCGGGCGATGCATAG
- a CDS encoding acyl carrier protein yields MNREALRAETLDILQEIVPDLEPERLDSKASFRDQFEIDSIDYLNFVLTLEKKLGITIPEVDYPRLSSLDGCLAYLEAKTGG; encoded by the coding sequence ATGAACAGAGAGGCACTCCGGGCGGAGACGCTCGACATCCTGCAGGAAATCGTTCCCGACCTCGAACCGGAACGGCTCGACAGCAAGGCCAGCTTCCGGGACCAGTTCGAAATCGACTCCATCGACTACCTCAACTTCGTCCTCACCCTGGAAAAGAAGCTCGGCATCACCATCCCCGAGGTGGACTACCCCCGGCTCTCCAGCCTCGACGGCTGCCTCGCCTACCTGGAGGCGAAGACCGGCGGCTGA
- a CDS encoding RecQ family ATP-dependent DNA helicase — translation MTERIRSALGEHFGHAELRPGQAPVMEHLLAGRSAAAVFPTGGGKSLCYQLPALLLPGLTLVVSPLIALMKDQIDALAARGIAARRLDSTLGAEGHREVMERVRDGSLRLLYVAPERFNNERFRAAIARVRVSLFAVDEAHCISEWGHNFRPDYLKLAEFAREFGAERILALTATATPRVLEDICAAFRIAPGCAVRTGFYRPNLHLLTTPVAADRRDGKLLGLLRERPRGPTIVYVTLQRTAETLAGRLAGAGLPARAYHAGLKEEERTRVQEWFMASGDGIVVATIAFGMGVDKADIRYVYHYNPPKSLENYAQEIGRAGRDGEPAICHLLLCADDLNVLENFVYGDTPDVGAVRGLLGALFAAGEAFDLSLYEFSARHDIRPLVLRTLLTYLELEGWLEAGTPFYADYRFQPLFGSGEILDRFEGERRIFLEGLFRQARKGRTWFSLDPAAAAAALGCDRERVIRALDWLGEQRMLEVKAAGVRNRYRRLRAPEDTDSLADQLHQRMLRREAAEIDRLGQVLALAAGEGCRSAALAAHFGETLVEPCGHCSGCRGEGAVTVERRNPPIPPGLGTELEPLLESEALLGTPRALARFLCGVTTPKLSRARLGSHRLFGRLERMPFSEVLAWAEARLE, via the coding sequence ATGACCGAACGGATTCGGTCCGCCCTCGGGGAACACTTCGGCCACGCGGAGCTGCGCCCCGGCCAGGCGCCGGTGATGGAGCACCTGCTGGCCGGGCGCTCCGCGGCGGCGGTGTTTCCCACCGGGGGCGGCAAGTCCCTCTGCTACCAGCTGCCCGCCCTGCTGCTGCCGGGCCTGACCCTGGTGGTCTCGCCCCTCATCGCCCTGATGAAGGATCAGATCGACGCCCTGGCCGCCCGCGGCATCGCCGCCCGGCGCCTCGACTCGACCCTCGGCGCCGAGGGCCACCGGGAGGTGATGGAGCGGGTCCGCGACGGCAGCCTGCGGCTGCTCTACGTGGCCCCCGAGCGCTTCAACAACGAGCGCTTCCGCGCGGCCATCGCCCGGGTGCGGGTGTCGCTGTTCGCCGTGGACGAGGCCCACTGCATCTCCGAGTGGGGCCACAACTTCCGGCCCGACTACCTCAAGCTGGCGGAGTTCGCCCGCGAGTTCGGCGCCGAGCGCATCCTGGCCCTGACCGCCACGGCCACGCCCAGGGTGCTGGAGGATATCTGCGCGGCGTTCCGGATCGCGCCCGGGTGCGCCGTGCGCACCGGCTTCTACCGGCCCAATCTCCACCTGCTGACGACCCCGGTGGCAGCCGACCGGCGCGACGGGAAGCTGCTGGGCCTGCTCCGGGAGCGTCCGCGCGGCCCCACCATCGTCTACGTCACCCTGCAGCGCACCGCCGAGACGCTGGCCGGCCGGCTCGCCGGGGCCGGCCTGCCGGCGCGGGCCTACCATGCCGGCCTGAAGGAGGAGGAGCGGACCCGGGTGCAGGAGTGGTTCATGGCCTCGGGAGACGGGATCGTGGTGGCCACCATCGCCTTCGGCATGGGGGTGGACAAGGCGGACATCCGCTACGTCTACCACTACAACCCGCCCAAGAGCCTGGAGAACTACGCCCAGGAGATCGGCCGGGCGGGACGGGACGGAGAGCCCGCCATCTGCCACCTGCTGCTCTGCGCCGACGATCTCAACGTGCTGGAGAACTTCGTCTACGGCGATACGCCCGACGTCGGCGCGGTGCGCGGCCTGCTGGGTGCGCTCTTCGCCGCGGGGGAGGCGTTCGACCTGTCCCTCTACGAGTTCTCGGCCCGCCACGATATCCGCCCCCTGGTCCTGCGCACCCTGCTCACCTACCTGGAGCTGGAGGGCTGGCTGGAGGCCGGCACGCCTTTCTATGCCGACTACCGTTTCCAGCCGCTGTTCGGCTCGGGGGAGATCCTGGATCGCTTCGAGGGCGAGCGGCGCATCTTCCTCGAGGGGCTCTTCCGCCAGGCGCGCAAGGGCCGCACCTGGTTCAGCCTCGACCCGGCCGCGGCGGCCGCGGCCCTCGGCTGCGACCGGGAGCGGGTGATCCGCGCGCTGGACTGGCTCGGGGAGCAGCGGATGCTGGAGGTGAAGGCGGCCGGGGTGCGCAACCGCTACCGGCGCCTGCGCGCCCCGGAGGACACCGACTCCCTGGCCGATCAACTCCACCAGCGGATGCTGCGGCGGGAGGCCGCAGAGATCGATCGCCTGGGGCAGGTGCTCGCGCTCGCCGCCGGTGAGGGCTGCCGCAGCGCCGCGCTGGCCGCCCACTTCGGCGAGACCCTGGTGGAGCCCTGCGGCCACTGCAGCGGCTGCCGCGGCGAGGGTGCCGTGACCGTCGAGCGGCGGAACCCGCCCATTCCGCCGGGGCTGGGAACGGAGCTCGAACCCCTGCTGGAGAGCGAGGCGCTGCTCGGCACTCCACGGGCGCTGGCCCGTTTTCTCTGCGGCGTCACCACCCCGAAGCTGAGCCGCGCCAGGCTCGGCAGCCACCGGCTGTTCGGGCGGCTGGAGCGGATGCCCTTCAGTGAGGTGCTGGCGTGGGCGGAGGCACGGCTGGAATGA